In one window of Festucalex cinctus isolate MCC-2025b chromosome 14, RoL_Fcin_1.0, whole genome shotgun sequence DNA:
- the hs3st1l1 gene encoding heparan sulfate (glucosamine) 3-O-sulfotransferase 1-like1 isoform X1, with product MACFLASAFLLALQTFAAPQAGVSLNRIDLNTDEDAALSPPPGTSKRPPHSIIIGVRKGGTRALLEMLDIHPEVAAAATEVHFFDWDENYAKGLEWYRDLMPYSYPHQITVEKTPGYFTSTLAPERICTMNSSMKLLLILRDPAERVVSDYTQVYFNRLENHKPVQAIENLLVRNGALNTRYKAIQRSLYDIHMQNWLRHFPLEQIHIVDGDLLIHDPLPELQKVERFLNLPPRILASNFYFNQTKGFYCIRSDGRERCLHESKGRPHPVVNGTVLQQLRSYLQEHNRTFFRYRGCMFDDIPWHSKGGRLPAPRHPAPGRRIRTCLLIFTAL from the exons ATGGCGTGCTTCCTGGCGTCCGCCTTTCTTTTGGCGCTCCAAACGTTTGCCGCCCCTCAGGCAGGTGTTAGTTTGAACAGAATAGATCTGAACACCGATGAAGACGCGGCCTTGTCTCCTCCGCCGGGGACTAGCAAAAGACCCCCGCATAGCATTATAATCGGGGTGCGTAAAGGCGGTACAAGGGCCCTGCTGGAAATGCTCGACATCCACCCCGAGGTTGCCGCCGCTGCAACTGAGGTGCATTTCTTTGACTGGGATGAGAACTACGCCAAAGGCTTGGAGTGGTACCGTGATCTGATGCCCTACTCGTACCCGCACCAGATTACAGTCGAGAAGACCCCGGGATACTTCACGTCGACCCTTGCGCCCGAACGCATCTGCACGATGAACTCATCCATGAAGCTGCTCCTGATTTTACGCGACCCGGCCGAACGGGTCGTCTCGGACTACACGCAGGTGTACTTCAACCGTCTGGAGAACCACAAACCGGTCCAAGCCATCGAGAACCTCCTCGTACGAAACGGCGCCCTGAACACCCGCTACAAGGCCATTCAGAGGAGCCTGTACGACATTCACATGCAGAACTGGCTGCGTCATTTCCCCCTGGAACAGATTCATATCGTGGATGGCGATTTGCTGATTCACGACCCCTTGCCGGAACTTCAAAAAGTGGAGCGCTTCCTCAACTTGCCTCCCAGGATACTCGCCTCCAACTTCTACTTCAATCAGACTAAAGGATTTTACTGCATTCGAAGTGACGGTCGAGAGCGATGTCTGCACGAGTCGAAGGGACGCCCGCACCCGGTGGTCAACGGTACCGTGCTCCAACAACTCCGTTCTTACCTGCAGGAACACAACAGAACCTTCTTTAG GTACAGAGGGTGTATGTTTGATGACATCCCGTGGCACTCAAAAGGAGGAAGGCTGCCGGCGCCGCGGCATCCGGCTCCAGGGAGGAGAATAAGAACATGCCTGCTCATTTTCACAGCGTTATGA
- the hs3st1l1 gene encoding heparan sulfate (glucosamine) 3-O-sulfotransferase 1-like1 isoform X2 encodes MACFLASAFLLALQTFAAPQAGVSLNRIDLNTDEDAALSPPPGTSKRPPHSIIIGVRKGGTRALLEMLDIHPEVAAAATEVHFFDWDENYAKGLEWYRDLMPYSYPHQITVEKTPGYFTSTLAPERICTMNSSMKLLLILRDPAERVVSDYTQVYFNRLENHKPVQAIENLLVRNGALNTRYKAIQRSLYDIHMQNWLRHFPLEQIHIVDGDLLIHDPLPELQKVERFLNLPPRILASNFYFNQTKGFYCIRSDGRERCLHESKGRPHPVVNGTVLQQLRSYLQEHNRTFFRLVKRTFNWQ; translated from the coding sequence ATGGCGTGCTTCCTGGCGTCCGCCTTTCTTTTGGCGCTCCAAACGTTTGCCGCCCCTCAGGCAGGTGTTAGTTTGAACAGAATAGATCTGAACACCGATGAAGACGCGGCCTTGTCTCCTCCGCCGGGGACTAGCAAAAGACCCCCGCATAGCATTATAATCGGGGTGCGTAAAGGCGGTACAAGGGCCCTGCTGGAAATGCTCGACATCCACCCCGAGGTTGCCGCCGCTGCAACTGAGGTGCATTTCTTTGACTGGGATGAGAACTACGCCAAAGGCTTGGAGTGGTACCGTGATCTGATGCCCTACTCGTACCCGCACCAGATTACAGTCGAGAAGACCCCGGGATACTTCACGTCGACCCTTGCGCCCGAACGCATCTGCACGATGAACTCATCCATGAAGCTGCTCCTGATTTTACGCGACCCGGCCGAACGGGTCGTCTCGGACTACACGCAGGTGTACTTCAACCGTCTGGAGAACCACAAACCGGTCCAAGCCATCGAGAACCTCCTCGTACGAAACGGCGCCCTGAACACCCGCTACAAGGCCATTCAGAGGAGCCTGTACGACATTCACATGCAGAACTGGCTGCGTCATTTCCCCCTGGAACAGATTCATATCGTGGATGGCGATTTGCTGATTCACGACCCCTTGCCGGAACTTCAAAAAGTGGAGCGCTTCCTCAACTTGCCTCCCAGGATACTCGCCTCCAACTTCTACTTCAATCAGACTAAAGGATTTTACTGCATTCGAAGTGACGGTCGAGAGCGATGTCTGCACGAGTCGAAGGGACGCCCGCACCCGGTGGTCAACGGTACCGTGCTCCAACAACTCCGTTCTTACCTGCAGGAACACAACAGAACCTTCTTTAGGTTGGTGAAGCGCACCTTCAACTGGCAATAA